The genomic DNA TCCTTTTTATCTTGTTGCCATCTCCGGTAATAAGAGGTTGTTAAGATCACTCAAGATAATTATTACACATTTTATAAGGTAATTATGCTGTAGTTATTCATTATAAGTACTTTTCTATGAATGGTATGAAGTGATTAGTTGATTAAACAATTTTGTCAATTTACAGAAAATGAATTgaaaacaattttgataattgttaagtcatttatcaaggaAGAAAGCGCCAAACTGTCACTGGTTCCTGCTTCTCAAagatgatttgctgcttttctctgtttcttaatcattgtcaattaatcctCTTTTGGTTTTGAATTGTTGGTctcacaaacaaaaaacaaaacaagacatttgaagacgtgaCCTTGGGCTCATTAATAGGATAACAACGATTAATCGTAAAAACAAATTGACAGGTTGATTATTAATGAAAATAgatgttagttgcagccctaaagtgGTGCTCTATCTTAACTCATGCTAACTACTACCCAGTTCTTCtatatttaatataaacaaATCACTGTTTCTGTTTTCGGTAATGTTAAACGCACCATTTCCTGTACGCTTCAGGCTGTGTCTCCAGAAAAAGGAACCAGACACCATTAAGAGCTAAAAATGTAGCAGATGTAAAAGCTTTTGTGCCCTTACTATAGGTTTAATCATTACTTTTAAATGATTGGCATTAGAGAGTATCAtacagatatttatttataggaaAATGTCACAAATGTCTAAATTTGACAAGCAAATTGTTGAGCTTTTAAAattatttcacaattttttCGTGCCTCATCTAATCATGACTAACAGTGTGAAGAAGAATGAAATTATTCATATAATTAAGTAGTGTTTGATTGATTATTTGATGTCTAACTAGCAGTAACAGCTGAACAACTTTGTTTACATGTAGGAGTCTCCAGGAGGCGAGCTCTCGTCACCTTTGACCCCTGTGACTCCACCCATGGAAAACATCAACGGCACAGATGACATCTGTGACACAACTCCCAACTCAGACACACGTCCAGAGCCAACTCAGAACGCACTGGCCTTCGCACACAGGTACAGTCCACATCGTGATGTGTTCACTGTCCCGTGCTGTCATGTTTACTACAGTACACATGTAACGGTATGACCATATACACTCACTGGCACAGGCACACAAATTACACACAAACAATACTAAAATAGATTTatcattatgattttttttctctgttttttgtttgtctgaGGCTCAGACGTATGCAACTCTCTTCCTCTATGTCTTTCTTTTCGTCTGCGTGCACCAATATATGTTGCATGTCAGCATGGTGGTGAACTCCCTCTATTCACTGCTGCTCTCTCGTGTTTTTCCTCTCTAGGGAGCAGTTTAAGACTTGTCGGGTCTGCTCTTTCTGATAGGGATGTCATTACAAGTCCTGACTACTGCGACATCTACGCAAAAAAATTTTCAGGCACAAACTTTCCCAAAAATAAGAGCCTGATTGCAGGTCAGCAACAGGGAGGGTCTCCTTTACAAAACCATGGTGCTCTGCCTGTTTACTAACTGCTAATAAATAAGGTAAAACAGCACGCTGTCGCTCCAGTCAGGAGGAATATTGGTGCAATGAATCATATCAGTGACATTCTTACTCGCACGCTGTCACTTCACATGGACCAGCAAAAGATGTTTAAGTGTTTCTCAGGATTGAGGAATTATTATTTGTCCAATCTGAGCATGCTAGGTGAAGAAACTCACCCATATTTATAGTCATATGTTTGCCCCCTGCAATGCAATAATATCTTTTTAATGAAAATCTTTTGACTTTTTATGTTGTTTGGTGCATTACGGGGTATGTGACGGTGTCACTTCTATGCATGCAGCACTACTGTTACACTGTATACATTCCTGCTGTTTTTGTGACCTGTCAGCAGACTGAATATTGAAATGGATAATTCATGATCCttgttattgtcaatactggTTCATATACAGCAGATTGTGTAAGATAAAGAGGTCAAAGTTCCatgtaaatgtttttgattTGTATAATGGCTTTCTGAAGAGGTGTGGCTGTGAGGTTCACCAAAAAGGTGTTGATGAAGCGTTTATGTAAGACTTATATAACATAATGTGGGTAGTGGGAGGCAGAGAAAGagcaagacagacagacatacagagagtgtgtgtcagaatctgggaagagagagaggtgtaTTGTATAAAGTCTGTGCATGAGTCACTGATACCTAAACATCCACcaactgcaaacacacacacacagactcactacaacaaataaactgaacaGGAGGGCATGGGCGATGAATCCTTTCAGTGAGTGAAGTGTGTTTTTTCTCAGGAGAGGAAATGTCCCTATTAACTTCTGTCACCTGTAGTCAACTGTACACACGGGtcttttcatttgtaaaatcTCTGTAATCTTGTGCCACTCATTTCATTATATTTCTCTGGCTGCGTTTCTTATTAATTAAAGATATCAATCAATCGCTTAATGTATTATCATTCTTTTTTGCTTAAATGTGGGTTTCTGAGAGGAGGcgtaaaacatttaaaaatattaaaatatcatTGTAGAGATCTTTAGAGATTTTAATTAGCGTGTTAAACTCTGTAAAGCTGTGACAAGCTCAAGTGCAAATGCTTAGAAATCCCTACCGCTACATCATCAACTCTGTGAGGCTACACAGATCTGAGTGTGCAGTGAGAGCAGAATGTAGAGAGGACACCCACTGCCTGCTGCAGCCTTGCTGCTGATGTGTCTATTAATGCTGCATGCGTGGGAGACCGGGTCGACTCTCGGCATTCACGATGGCAAGCGTGGACGTAACAAGCAAACCTCAGTCTCACATTTTCGCAGAGGCATATGCAGAGAGGGTTGACGCTAAGACCGTCCAAATATTTTACCACGTAACCCTCTCTATTTCTGTTCTCTCTATGATTCATAGTCCTTCAATTTAATATCTTCCGTACATGTGCATCATCTCACATGTCTATCATCGTTTACAGTAGCTCCATCAGCCTCTCATGTGCCTCAAGCTGCAGTTAAaatttattttctgttaatCTGTGTAACGGTGTATAAGCTTATAGTTGATTTAATAgccaaaagaaaagaataaacatttttgtagtgtttatgtttgtattaCTTCATGAGGGTTCAGACCCACGTATAGAAACACACAGGTGTTTGCTGTCTTTTTGCACCGGACCGCTATGATGATCTTGATTTGTCTCTCTGCCATGTGTCTGGAATGAGATGATGACTTATCTCCATAACATATGCCCCACGCTGTTGCTTAGCGGGGCTGTGTAGGCAGGTTTGTGTGGGTGCATAGggcagaggaagagggaggaggatgagatACAGCTGTATGCAGGGCTGTGAAAGGGTTTTTTATATCGCAGGATGTAGGCGTGTTTGGCAGGTCTGCAGTGGAGGGTTTTGAATGGTTTTCTGAATATTGGAAGACCTTTAGTTGGACATGCCTTGGCTGTATGTGAATGGTCTTCTGGTGTCGGAGGATGTAGGCGTCTGTCGGTGGGTTTGTGGTAGGCTTGTGTGAACGGTGCCGATGGCATACGTCAGGGTGCCACGAGCGCCTCCGTTCCTTTAGTGCTGCCATGGCAACCGCTCTGGCTCCCTGCTTCTTGAAGTGCTCTGTGAGGAGGAAGAACCTACCTGACAACGCACAGCGGTCAGGACACCAGAGGGCTGTAGAGACACCTTCAAGtttatgttttgtgtttgaTAGCTTTATTGAGCCTGGGAGGAGAATTATACTTAACAATGTGAAGtagtaaaacacaaaacagaggGTTGATGTTTTATTCAAGAGTCATGGTGTTTTGGCAGTGTGTACAGGTCATGTTCAAACCTCAGAAAACATTCagaattcaatttaaaaaaacaaaaactatatttaaaaccaattaaaaaaataaataaataaataacctcACATCCCACAATCTGTTGTAATTGGCAAAATATTGTTCAcatgaaacagataaaaacagataaaaaaaaaacagtaacatTGATGCAATCTTCTCTACCAGATCCAGAAGTTTAGAGTATGtgatctttaatttttttttaattaaatgtattaaaaaacagTGCAAAATTTTCAAACTGATACAAACAAGAAATAATTGCCTCTTCAGTTTAACATCACAATTAGTTCTTGCGTGACTATAAGTGCAATTCTAACAAAATTACATAATGATCTGCAACTGGAAAATATAATTAGCTAATAAAATCCTCATGATAAGGCATTCACATTGTATAAATAATCACAACATCTTTACAATCAGCAGTTCATTGATACAACAGCTAACTTACCGTCCGTGTGTTTCGCACACCttcagctctgctctgctgtccTCAGCCAGAATTGTGCTCAGGTGCCCCCCCGAGACCTTTCAGCCAGACTCGTTTAATGAAGACGAACACCAGTGTCAAAACATCTTGcactcttttctctcctctaatTCTCCCTCCATCGCTCTCCCttgctctctccgtctgtctccatCTTCACATCTTGACGTCTCGCCTGCTCTCCTGCTCTGCGAGCTGGTGTGTGGGGTTTATACATTGGCAGGGCTGTGTGTGCCTTGGTGACAGCATcgctccatgtgtgtgtgagtggttgTGTGTCAGttaatatgtgtatgtgtaggtTGAAATGTCGTCTCCCTCCTATGCgtcacacacgcagacacacttGCACTCACAGAGGGGGTGGCTGTTGTGTAAGAAGAGAAGGCGCCGTGGGAGTCCTGCGTGAATTAGATCTgggttttctctcttttacacTTTACCGAGTGGGTGTTATGGCATAGTGGAGTACTGCTGCAGTGTGAgcatttatctgtgtgtgtgtgtcagtgagggGGTGGAACAATACAGGAAACAACGTTGTTATGGGTCATACACAGACCCTTATCACTCCTTGAGCAAGCTAAGCTTCCTTTTGTGTCTTTCTATCTGTTTCCACCGCTGTGAGGAATCACTGTGAAGTACGTGGGAGTAGGAGCTCCTTTTCAAAGGTACCTGACTCGATGTTGGTACTCGACAACGTTTATGTCTCACACATTCTCCCGCCCAACTCAGTGTGAGAGACAGGGAGTGAGCATTATGTAAAGCTTAAATGAATGCCTGCAGTGCTCACATCTAACAGGGGGGATGATGCACAGCGGAAGCATTTTCCCTCCAGAAAGTTGAGTTTATACATGTATCTAATATTACACTTCAACTCTCAACTATCGAGTACCCAGACCATATGCAAGTATTTTCCCCACCAGCTATGCCTCTCCATCATGCAGTTCAATCACATTCAATCACTTTTCCCCTTATCTCTCATTTCATCTTCTCATCTGTGAGTAGCTGGACCAGATTAGGCTCCAGCCAGTCTGAGGATATAATCTCAGATTACAACTCATGTGGCAGACAGCTGCTTTCACAGCTACAGGTCAGGAAATGCCGACCTCCAACTTGAGTGCCCACTGCAGCCTTTGTCAGCTTTCTGCGCTGGTGCAAAgcaaagatggatggatggatggatggatggatggatggatggatggatggatggatggatggctggctggctggatgGCTGGATGGAAGCAAGCATGAATTTTTGAATGGACTTCACAAGCACAAACCCAGGGGCCCAAGGGGTTGTGAAGCCCTGGGCCTCACctgactcaaaatgaccactaagaaactcaaaatgactacaaagaaacTCAAAGGACCACCGAGACTGAAAACatccactaagagacacaaaatgaccacaaagagactgaAAACatccactaagagacacaaaatgaccactaAGTAACTCAAAAGATCCActaagagactcaaaacaaccacaaatagatgcaaaatgactacaaataaatgcaaaatgaccacaaagagactgaAAACATCCATTAAGAGACTTAAAATGCtgacaaagagacgtaaaaccacTAGGAAGAGACTCTTTCAGACTGGATGTCTTGATCCTATGACGGAGGGGTGGGGCCCGTTGTCTCATAatcatggatggatggatggatggatgcttaCAAACAATAACGGTTCTGTTatgatgtgaaaaaaaataacattcacAACTTGATTTTCCAGAACCAGACATCATGCATTTTCAGATATACTCATCTTATATCCATAGCATGAAAACATGAGCAGGTATCATTTTATGTCACTGCTGTTTTGGTAAACTGACAGTATGAACATCCCTATTTTCTGCAGCCCCGCCATGACAAAACACTGGGAGGCTGAGCTGGAGGCACTAAAGGGGAACAATGCCAAGCTAACGGCAGCTCTGCTGGAGTCCACAGCCAACGTCAAACAGTGGAAACAGCAACTGGCTGCCTACCAGGAGGAGGCCGAGAGACTACACAAACGGGTGAGGGATGGGGCACAGAAATGCTTGcttgttttcatgtgtgattaattgaatcaaatcaaataggGGGGATCATTCGGAAGGAATGGTGTGAAGTCGAGATGAGAGGATGGGAGAAAAAACAGAGAGGGGAGATGATTGTTGGCGTGAGGGAGAGTAAAGAAGAGGTAGTCTGGAAATAAAAGATAGGTCATGATTCTGTTGTGTCCATCTCTCTCCGTGAATCTAAATTGTGATCTCCATCTGGTCCTTTTAGGTGACGGAGCTTGAGTGCCAGAGCAACCAAACCCCAGTGATCAAATCCCAGAAGACTGAACTCAACCAAACCATAGAGGAACTGGAGAACACACTAAGGGATAAAGAAGAGgtgggtgtgcatgtgtgtgtgaaaggcccATGCAACAACACCCTACATTCATGCTACACAGCcttttaatctgtttttatgACCTCCAGGAAATGGAAAAGTTGAAAGAGGAATTGGAAAACATGAATGACCTGATGGAGCAGAAAGACACCCTTACCCAGAAACTCGAGGTGAGTGATACAAAGAGGCATTACATATATAGCTGCTCCCCAAAGTATCAGCATGTCCTCTGTCATTATTTACCTCCTAATGACACAAACCTGCCAACAACGCCGTGTCTCCTTTTCAAGGAGACGGAGCTGCGCGGTCGGGTGCTGGAGGAGCAGCTGCAAGGGGCCGAGCAGCGGCTGGAGGAGaaccaggaggagcaggagaatTTCAGGAAAAGCCTGCGGacgctgctggagctgctggacgGCAAGATCTTTGAGCTGACGGAGCTCAGAGACACCTTGGCTCGGCTCATAGAGGAGGCCAGCTAGAGACGGAGCTGCCTAATCTTCACAGACAGAGCCATATGATAATTTACACCCTGACAGCCACACCGATTCTACCCAACATGCCCTACCTTCCTCCTACTCCACCCACACATTAAAACTGAGACACTACACTGCCCCAATTCTGATTTTGCTCAAAAAGGGCAGCTAACACCCCACATTTACCCTGCAGGCATCAAGATCCAACCAACCGCAGGCACTCCTGTAGTTCAAGACAACGCAGGGACTACCTCATCTTGCCTTCTGATCGGCTGGTGTAGGCGTAACCTCGGTTGGATTGATCTCTCCAGACGTAGAGATGCCTGTTGTGGCACACTGCAACTGCCCCCCCAAAACCCACCAACCCACCCACACACTCTCAAAGAGTTAACTTAAGATCTGTGCCTCAGTGCCATCTGCTGTTTGACCGGGAGAGCTGCACCACAGCTtgcagcatcacacacacacacaccccttttcttcctctctaaACTGCCCCCCGAAGGGGAATGTTGAAAGTCATGTGGAAATAATTGCTGTTAAGACTCAGAGAACTGCGCCAAAGCTGCCAAATCCCCCCAAAATATTGTCCTCTAACTAGCAGATGCTTTGATCCAAAGTGACTTACTGTACAGAGAAACAGAGTCCCATGTTTGAGTTCGGGCTGCCAGCGGAGTGTCACTGGAAACAGAGAATTAAAGGACGGCTCTCAACAAATCCAGTCAGTCTTACCTATTGGCCAGGACACACAGGGCTGCTGGGAAATGAAGTTCGGTTTACTTACCCAGAGTGACTGCTATATATCCACACCCTATTTGAAACCCCACATGATAGATGAGTATCGAATCTTCCAGAGGCATTGTTCTTGCCACACAGAAATTTTAGAGGGCGTGTGCCCGTGTTAGATTCGACATGAGAATCTGTGTATCCAGACTGCTTCCACCGCCACAGACACCTGACCTGTCTTCCTGCCAAACTCAGTGTGGTGTGTGTTCCCGAACAAGGCCTGACCTTCGACATATAACGTGTGCCTTCAAAGCACATATGCGTGGACACAtgtttgtatataatatgtgtgtgtgtgtgtgtgtgtatgtgtgatttGTGCTGTGAGAGAAAGACCCTGTTTTTGGACATcaaggcccacacacacacacacacacacacatacacacacacacacactgagcaatACCAGACAGGCTCTATACGACACCTCTATCCAACTCTATCAGGTACTCTACTCAGTGGACTCATGCAGATAGGTCAAATGCAACTCAGCTGATCCCCCCCCTGTCCGACAGAAAGTGAACTACTGTTGACCGCGAACCTGTGTGGCAGCCCTGTCTGGTCGAAGTAGTGCATCGCGAAGGGCTTACAGAGTGTCATCTACGTGTTCGTAAATCTCCACCCTCAGTGAAGCTGGCCACAGATTTTCACTCCTCACGGGTGAATACAGAACTGTACTCAGTTTCTATTCTTTTTTACACAGGATATAACACTGATGATATAATTATAGAACTGTATAAGACAACTTTCTACTCATGGCATTgtaaatgaatggatggatagCTCAAATGCAGTAACGCCCTGCAGTGGCTTATTGTTGTGTATTAACCCACGGAATAGTATCGCATAGTTACTATAGAGCATCTAGTCTGTAGGTAAACAATGAAAACCTCttcaatatatattaaaaatgcGTAACaacacaatgtaaacacataGTGTTAAACGTCCTGTACCAAAACATACACTTCTGAAGCAGCTCCTGTACCGGTAAAATCCCAAAAATCTCTTTCTTTAAAATCATAACATTTCTAAAAAGCTATATTCTCACATGAAATGCTGCTTGTGTTACCTTTCGATTGAGCACCCTGTTTGCACTATGTTATTACACTGTTGTAACTACATTATATATCAAGAGATTTGCATTAAATAGCACAGCATAATTCTGTACTTAAAATATTGTAGTTAGTCACACAGGTTAATACACTGGAATAAGACCCATGTAAAGGAAGTTACCCAATTTTATTTCTTTCTggtttaactttgacagtcgaATGACAGAGATGGAATACCTTGATATTAATGCTATTGTTAATGAATGCCTTTGTACAGTAGTGGATAAGAAGCTTTTCATTCTCCTGTTTTGTAACTTATGGTATTTAAATGTaggtattattattgtatttagaGGTATGAGAAGACTGGCAATATTTTTGactatttaaaataattttgaaCTCATGATATTAAAGAGGTACCTCAGGCTAATGATGTTCGTAGATTGGTGagacttgtgtgtgtttacaggtgaAAGGATATACAAATGCTGGTGAAAAACGATCAGGAGACACACCTGTTGGTGCTTCAGCCAAACTAAATCCTTTGTTGAATTCAAACAAAGACGGCCCCACCAGGCTGAGAACACACCTCTGTGAACTGAGAAAAATGCTATGTTTTATATTCAAATACAGTGACGACAGAATTCAGTGTGTGCAAATGGCTTTTGTTCTGTTCTTaagaaaacacattattaaCAAAATTATTCAACAGTGAAACAGACAATCTCAGAATTTGCTTCACAAGGTTTTATTCAAATGCAGGGGCAAGGTTGTATATAAAGGAAAAGGTTTGAATAAATGAAAACGACAGGACTAAAGGCAAAAAGGTATTCTTGGAACAGTGTGTTTATACACTACTGTGTAAAAACAACTGCAACATTTAATAAGTTCATTGTTTTAGGCAATCAATCTGAACTTGTTTCATCCCTTTTCTTGTATTTCTCTATATTGATATTGCACTTCTCATGTGTCTGACTGGCTTAATTAGCCTGTGTGAATTACAGGTCTACATAGGAAATGTTCAGAAGCAAACACATCGCAACAAGGTTTGGCTGGAAATgctttggagaaaaaaaacaggatacaAACGAAGCAGTGgaatgaaatgtaaaatgacAATTAGCTGACAAACAAGCTGTGTTAAGGTTATTTATAGATAAAGATCAGTGTAAAACACATAAGCGTGTGTTTGTAAGGTCGGTCAGGTGATAGATAGTCGATTCATGGCAAAGGTGTCACATTCTAAGCCCAGTTTCCCAAAAGTTTTGAGCACATTGC from Sebastes fasciatus isolate fSebFas1 chromosome 6, fSebFas1.pri, whole genome shotgun sequence includes the following:
- the homer1b gene encoding homer protein homolog 1b isoform X2 — its product is MSTITMGEQPIYSTRAHVFQIDPNTKKNWLPTSKHAVTVSYFYDSTRNVYRIISLDGTKAIINSTISPNMTFTKTSQKFGQWADSRANTVYGLGFSTEHHLAKFAEKFAEYKEAARLAKEKSQEKMEMATSPSQESPGGELSSPLTPVTPPMENINGTDDICDTTPNSDTRPEPTQNALAFAHSPAMTKHWEAELEALKGNNAKLTAALLESTANVKQWKQQLAAYQEEAERLHKRVTELECQSNQTPVIKSQKTELNQTIEELENTLRDKEEEMEKLKEELENMNDLMEQKDTLTQKLEETELRGRVLEEQLQGAEQRLEENQEEQENFRKSLRTLLELLDGKIFELTELRDTLARLIEEAS
- the homer1b gene encoding homer protein homolog 1b isoform X1, with the translated sequence MEDGELVIRLPGRSDSPVGNRSCGAGVPLGETLVLRHKEVHHFFFVPFREQPIYSTRAHVFQIDPNTKKNWLPTSKHAVTVSYFYDSTRNVYRIISLDGTKAIINSTISPNMTFTKTSQKFGQWADSRANTVYGLGFSTEHHLAKFAEKFAEYKEAARLAKEKSQEKMEMATSPSQESPGGELSSPLTPVTPPMENINGTDDICDTTPNSDTRPEPTQNALAFAHSPAMTKHWEAELEALKGNNAKLTAALLESTANVKQWKQQLAAYQEEAERLHKRVTELECQSNQTPVIKSQKTELNQTIEELENTLRDKEEEMEKLKEELENMNDLMEQKDTLTQKLEETELRGRVLEEQLQGAEQRLEENQEEQENFRKSLRTLLELLDGKIFELTELRDTLARLIEEAS